From a single Nostoc edaphicum CCNP1411 genomic region:
- a CDS encoding PAS domain S-box protein — protein sequence MSAKQLEQVKQLQATLTKMEVTLGAIADAVVWVGEDRRIQWCNSSFEGLVNQPHNTVSGAKLTDLLPLAQAGQPVTLPAYPDVRILNGEYETTNYQLQQGEHTLTLQISGNCAGLTDDRCAILVIRDITLTQRTQESLQEIEERLQTLINATPDIICLKDGEGKWLLSNQANLEFLQLEGVDYQGQTDSELAKFSNFYHDALLNCDKTDEQAWQMGCVHRVEEVIPRPDGTVSSVDMIKAPLFHQDGRRKALVVLGRDLSDRKQTQVALENSLSLLSAIFESIQDGILVVDSSSNITSYNQKFLEMWSIPPELLTEPDHPQRLAYLANQLKEPDVFLQRVRGLYSQPELVSYDSLELRDGRVFERYSCPQRIGEQIIGRVWSFRDITQRQRAEEALRQSELQYRSIFEAINDGLFITEIETEKVTEVNPAACQMHGYSYEEFLTLHPSVYIHPDSHSVFLEFLETTQSGEQFYGPAVDICKDGTLIDVEVKGTTCIYNGKPHILAIVRDITARKRTEEALRQSEVQYRDLVQTANCIILRWDGNGNIIFLNDYGQRIFGFDLDEIIGRNVIGTIVPETETSGRDLQTLMVDICQHPENYLFNENENLCQNGDRVWIVWANKPILDEQGNLIEILSVGTDATERKRAEAALQESELKFRSIVENANDLIFVLSPKGIFTYHSPNVTATMGYSLEEIEGHSVVEFTKPEDLAISVTALQRALTGEKLTDIEVRLRHKDGSWRWFNFNTSTINTPRGEIAIAGVGRDITERKQAEEALRRSEMKYRNIFENSQVGIFRTCQKDGLIIDANQRGAEILGFTSAADLVGKYFTTDLYVNPDDRTRMLAELEKDGEVRNFEIALRRLDGSVVWLLLSLRLNAEESCLDSVFTDISDRKQQEQALRLIVEGTAAKTGDEFFNSCVRYLAEVLQVQYALVTEFGDEPKTKVRTLAFWCGGAINENLEYELQGTPCEHTLEGNLCHYPQAVQAAFPQDADLVKMNAESFFGVPLTSSSGEIIGHLAVIDVKPMKHDPGRELIVKIFAARAGAELERKQAEAALQESELKFRTIVEKVNDMLFVINPDGVFNYISPNILNTTGFAPSEMEGNSLASFTHPDDVPICFEAAQTILATGEGISGTEYRAKHRTKGWVWLTANAVRTQDAQGNFQIVGVARDISDRKQAEAALQRRTQAESLLSSISRQFIDQNLETAINFTLRAIAEFISAEHSCIFELSEDQRRFDLIHEWCGEGVEPLIDLAKGSPVESFPYFYAPILLGNHIQIPCVAELPPDTAERKLFEGMSFKSVVAVPMLHSGEVVGFVGTAMIHLCQTWSQEDLNLLKLVGEIIAIGRARHQAEEALRIAKEAAETANRAKSAFLANMSHELRTPLNAILGFSQLMERDTSLNSNQRESLATINRSGEHLLNLINDVLEMSKIEAGQIIFNPEDFDLYLLLQTLQEMFQVRAQTKQLFLRFEIAPNLPRYIQTDEGKLRQVLINLLGNAVKFTQTGGVTLRVRLGSESRGAGEAGEAGEAGEEELLSPAQPPMPNAPCPMPHAPCPMPNTPSLHFEVEDTGRGIAPEEMNNLFQPFVQTTSGIQTKEGTGLGLTISRQFVRLLGGDIHLTSSLRQGSTFSFDIQVNLAAALKAAPKLSKGRVLKLAADQPSYRVLVVDDRKENRDLIVQLLGSIGFEIEAANNGQEAIAIWQTWQPHLIWMDMRMPVMNGYDATKEIRAREKNITTNHHTVIIALTASAFEEQQASILAAGCNDLVRKPFREQVIFEKIAEYLQVRYVYAEESSEEATNNNLDNIQFSILDLRSAITVMPTQWITELNQAAVEVDAERIFQLIEQIPQTHSALAEKLANLVRSFCFDEIIGLTEENCN from the coding sequence ATGAGCGCTAAACAATTGGAGCAGGTAAAGCAATTGCAAGCTACCCTCACCAAAATGGAAGTAACATTAGGTGCGATCGCTGATGCTGTAGTCTGGGTAGGAGAAGACCGACGCATTCAATGGTGTAATTCTAGCTTTGAGGGTTTGGTGAATCAACCCCACAACACTGTCTCCGGTGCGAAGTTAACTGACTTGCTACCCCTAGCACAAGCAGGACAACCAGTTACTTTACCAGCCTATCCTGATGTGCGGATACTCAATGGTGAGTACGAAACAACAAATTACCAGTTGCAGCAGGGTGAGCATACTTTAACACTACAAATTTCTGGGAACTGTGCCGGACTGACTGACGATCGCTGTGCAATACTGGTGATTCGGGATATCACACTGACTCAACGAACTCAAGAATCCTTACAAGAGATTGAGGAGCGTTTGCAGACATTAATTAACGCTACACCAGATATTATCTGTTTAAAAGACGGTGAGGGAAAATGGTTACTATCAAACCAGGCTAACCTGGAATTTTTACAGTTAGAAGGCGTTGATTATCAAGGCCAAACAGACTCAGAACTAGCAAAATTTAGCAATTTTTATCACGATGCTTTGCTCAACTGCGACAAAACAGATGAACAAGCTTGGCAGATGGGATGTGTGCATCGGGTAGAAGAAGTTATACCCCGACCTGATGGGACGGTGAGCAGTGTAGATATGATTAAAGCTCCCCTATTTCACCAGGATGGTAGACGCAAAGCTCTGGTGGTGTTAGGGCGGGATTTGAGCGATCGCAAACAAACTCAAGTTGCTTTAGAAAACTCTTTATCTCTGTTAAGCGCTATCTTTGAATCGATTCAAGATGGTATCTTAGTAGTCGATAGCTCAAGTAATATCACTAGTTACAACCAAAAGTTCTTAGAAATGTGGTCAATTCCACCAGAACTTTTGACAGAACCAGATCATCCTCAACGGTTGGCGTATCTGGCAAATCAGCTAAAAGAACCGGATGTATTTTTGCAACGAGTCCGAGGATTGTACTCACAGCCAGAGCTAGTTAGTTACGACTCATTAGAATTGCGCGATGGCAGAGTATTTGAGCGCTATTCCTGTCCTCAGCGCATCGGCGAACAGATTATTGGTAGAGTGTGGAGTTTCCGCGACATCACCCAACGCCAAAGGGCAGAAGAAGCACTGCGACAAAGTGAGCTACAATATCGCAGTATTTTTGAAGCTATTAATGATGGACTATTTATTACTGAAATAGAAACTGAAAAAGTCACCGAAGTTAATCCGGCGGCTTGTCAGATGCACGGTTACTCTTATGAAGAATTTCTCACTTTACATCCATCTGTTTACATTCACCCAGACTCACATTCTGTTTTTTTAGAGTTTCTCGAAACAACGCAATCTGGTGAGCAATTTTATGGGCCAGCAGTTGATATCTGCAAAGATGGCACTTTGATAGATGTGGAAGTGAAAGGGACAACTTGCATTTACAACGGTAAGCCGCACATCTTAGCGATAGTGCGCGATATTACTGCTCGCAAACGCACTGAGGAAGCCTTGCGACAAAGCGAAGTCCAATATCGGGATTTGGTGCAAACAGCCAACTGCATCATTCTACGTTGGGACGGTAACGGTAACATCATATTTTTAAATGATTACGGTCAAAGGATTTTTGGTTTCGATTTAGATGAAATTATCGGGCGTAATGTTATCGGCACAATTGTTCCAGAAACCGAAACTTCTGGGCGCGACTTACAAACATTAATGGTTGATATTTGTCAACACCCAGAAAACTATTTATTCAACGAAAATGAAAACTTATGCCAAAATGGCGATCGCGTCTGGATAGTCTGGGCAAATAAACCTATTTTAGATGAACAAGGAAACTTAATCGAAATACTTTCAGTCGGTACTGATGCCACAGAACGCAAACGTGCCGAAGCAGCCCTCCAGGAAAGTGAGTTAAAATTCCGCAGCATTGTTGAAAATGCCAATGATCTGATATTTGTCCTCTCGCCAAAGGGAATTTTTACTTATCACTCGCCGAATGTGACTGCAACTATGGGTTACAGCCTGGAGGAAATCGAAGGTCATTCGGTGGTGGAGTTTACCAAACCTGAAGATTTAGCAATTAGCGTCACCGCCTTACAAAGGGCTTTAACTGGCGAAAAGCTGACTGATATTGAGGTGCGATTGCGACACAAAGACGGTAGCTGGCGATGGTTCAACTTTAACACTTCCACAATCAACACTCCCAGAGGTGAAATTGCGATCGCAGGTGTGGGACGCGACATCACAGAACGCAAGCAAGCTGAAGAAGCCTTGCGTCGTAGTGAAATGAAATACCGCAACATCTTTGAAAATTCCCAAGTGGGGATTTTCCGCACCTGCCAAAAAGATGGATTGATTATCGATGCTAATCAACGTGGTGCTGAGATATTAGGTTTTACCTCTGCTGCTGACTTAGTTGGCAAGTATTTCACAACTGACTTATATGTTAATCCAGACGATCGCACGCGGATGCTAGCAGAGTTAGAAAAGGATGGTGAAGTTCGTAATTTTGAAATAGCACTGCGGCGCTTGGATGGTTCAGTTGTTTGGTTACTGTTGTCACTCCGCCTCAATGCCGAAGAATCCTGTCTCGATTCTGTCTTTACAGATATCAGCGATCGCAAACAGCAAGAACAGGCTTTACGCTTAATTGTTGAGGGCACAGCAGCAAAAACAGGTGATGAATTTTTCAATTCCTGCGTTCGTTACCTTGCCGAGGTATTGCAAGTTCAATATGCTCTAGTCACTGAGTTTGGTGATGAGCCAAAAACTAAAGTCCGCACTTTAGCCTTTTGGTGTGGCGGGGCTATTAACGAGAACTTGGAGTATGAATTGCAAGGTACTCCTTGTGAACATACCTTGGAAGGCAACCTCTGTCACTACCCTCAAGCAGTACAAGCCGCTTTCCCCCAAGATGCAGATTTAGTGAAGATGAATGCCGAGAGTTTTTTTGGCGTTCCTCTAACCAGTTCATCCGGCGAAATCATCGGACATCTAGCAGTGATAGATGTCAAACCAATGAAGCACGATCCGGGACGGGAACTGATTGTCAAAATTTTTGCTGCCCGTGCCGGTGCTGAATTGGAACGGAAACAAGCAGAAGCAGCCCTACAGGAAAGTGAGTTAAAGTTTCGCACTATCGTTGAAAAGGTTAACGATATGCTGTTTGTCATCAATCCTGATGGGGTATTTAACTATATTTCTCCTAATATATTGAACACTACAGGATTTGCCCCCAGCGAAATGGAAGGTAATTCCTTGGCATCCTTTACTCATCCTGATGATGTGCCAATATGTTTTGAAGCCGCCCAAACTATCCTGGCAACAGGTGAGGGAATTTCGGGAACTGAGTACCGCGCCAAACATCGAACTAAAGGCTGGGTTTGGCTAACTGCTAATGCAGTCCGCACACAAGATGCCCAAGGTAATTTTCAGATTGTGGGTGTAGCTCGTGATATTAGCGATCGCAAACAAGCAGAAGCAGCTTTACAACGTCGGACTCAAGCCGAAAGTTTACTCAGTAGCATTTCTCGCCAATTTATTGACCAAAATTTAGAAACAGCAATTAATTTTACACTGCGAGCGATCGCTGAGTTTATTAGTGCCGAACACAGTTGCATCTTTGAATTATCCGAAGATCAAAGGCGGTTCGACCTCATTCATGAATGGTGTGGCGAAGGTGTCGAGCCTTTGATTGATCTTGCCAAAGGATCACCTGTGGAAAGTTTTCCCTATTTTTATGCTCCAATCCTGCTTGGCAACCATATACAAATCCCTTGTGTGGCAGAATTGCCTCCTGATACAGCAGAGAGGAAGCTATTTGAGGGGATGTCGTTTAAGTCTGTAGTTGCTGTACCCATGCTTCACTCTGGCGAAGTAGTTGGATTTGTCGGTACAGCGATGATCCACTTGTGTCAAACCTGGAGTCAAGAGGATCTGAATCTATTAAAGCTGGTAGGTGAAATAATTGCGATCGGTCGAGCCAGACATCAAGCAGAAGAAGCGCTGAGAATTGCCAAAGAAGCCGCCGAAACTGCCAACCGTGCCAAAAGTGCTTTCCTGGCTAACATGAGCCACGAACTTCGCACGCCTCTGAATGCCATTCTGGGTTTTTCTCAGTTAATGGAACGAGACACTAGCCTCAACTCAAACCAGCGTGAATCTTTAGCTACCATTAACCGCAGTGGCGAACACTTGCTCAACCTGATTAACGATGTTCTAGAAATGTCCAAAATTGAGGCTGGACAAATCATTTTCAACCCTGAAGACTTCGATCTTTATCTGCTGTTGCAAACCTTACAAGAGATGTTCCAGGTAAGGGCACAAACAAAGCAATTGTTCCTCAGATTTGAAATTGCTCCCAATCTTCCCCGTTATATCCAGACAGATGAAGGTAAACTCCGCCAAGTTCTTATTAACCTTTTGGGTAATGCCGTCAAGTTTACTCAAACAGGGGGAGTAACGTTACGAGTCAGATTAGGGAGTGAGAGTAGAGGAGCAGGGGAGGCAGGGGAAGCAGGGGAAGCAGGGGAGGAAGAACTATTAAGCCCTGCCCAACCCCCAATGCCCAATGCCCCATGCCCCATGCCCCATGCCCCATGCCCCATGCCCAATACCCCATCCCTTCACTTTGAAGTCGAAGACACTGGACGGGGAATAGCACCAGAAGAAATGAATAACCTGTTTCAGCCTTTTGTTCAGACAACAAGCGGTATCCAAACCAAGGAGGGAACTGGACTAGGGCTGACTATCAGCCGTCAATTTGTGCGGTTACTGGGGGGCGATATTCACTTGACGAGTAGCCTTAGACAAGGATCTACTTTTAGTTTTGACATCCAAGTGAATTTAGCCGCAGCTTTGAAAGCTGCACCAAAATTGAGTAAGGGACGTGTACTCAAGCTGGCAGCAGACCAACCATCTTACCGTGTTCTGGTAGTGGATGACCGCAAAGAAAACCGCGATTTAATTGTGCAACTTCTTGGTAGCATTGGTTTTGAGATTGAGGCTGCGAATAATGGACAAGAAGCGATCGCAATTTGGCAAACCTGGCAACCTCACCTAATTTGGATGGATATGCGGATGCCTGTAATGAACGGTTACGATGCAACAAAAGAGATTAGAGCCAGGGAAAAAAATATAACTACAAATCACCACACCGTAATTATTGCCCTAACCGCCAGTGCTTTTGAAGAACAACAAGCAAGTATCTTAGCCGCAGGTTGCAACGACTTGGTTCGTAAGCCATTCCGGGAGCAAGTGATTTTTGAAAAAATCGCTGAATATTTGCAAGTGCGTTATGTTTACGCAGAAGAAAGCAGTGAAGAAGCCACAAACAACAACCTAGATAATATTCAATTTTCCATCTTGGATCTTCGATCTGCAATTACCGTTATGCCTACCCAATGGATAACAGAACTTAATCAGGCAGCCGTTGAAGTCGATGCTGAAAGGATTTTCCAACTAATTGAGCAAATTCCACAAACACATTCTGCTTTGGCAGAAAAATTGGCAAATTTAGTCCGCAGCTTCTGCTTCGATGAAATTATCGGATTAACGGAGGAAAATTGTAACTGA
- a CDS encoding Nif11-like leader peptide family natural product precursor, with protein sequence MLHQIKELLQNAQLQQQVTAAANQAEAIKVLAIASAEKGYNFTVEAISQMLAELTFVDSNELSEEELLSVSGGLMADSAPKLCHTEGCGGGHC encoded by the coding sequence ATGCTACACCAAATTAAAGAATTGCTGCAAAACGCCCAACTACAACAGCAAGTAACAGCAGCAGCTAACCAAGCAGAAGCCATCAAAGTGCTAGCGATCGCTAGTGCAGAGAAAGGTTATAACTTCACAGTTGAAGCCATCTCTCAAATGCTGGCCGAATTAACCTTTGTGGATTCCAACGAACTGAGCGAAGAAGAATTACTTAGTGTTAGTGGTGGATTGATGGCTGATAGTGCGCCTAAGCTATGTCATACAGAAGGCTGTGGTGGCGGACACTGCTAA
- a CDS encoding Nif11-like leader peptide family natural product precursor translates to MLSQIQSLLQNSQLRENIQAAVTQTEAIKLLLIASAEKGYTFTAESVAQMLSELTFVDSNELSEEELLSVSGGAMADSAPKLCHTAGCGGGHCYLS, encoded by the coding sequence ATGTTGTCACAAATTCAAAGCCTACTCCAAAATAGCCAACTACGCGAGAATATACAAGCAGCAGTTACCCAAACAGAAGCCATCAAACTGTTGTTAATTGCCAGTGCAGAAAAAGGTTATACTTTCACAGCCGAAAGCGTAGCTCAAATGCTGTCAGAACTGACCTTTGTGGATTCCAACGAACTGAGCGAAGAAGAATTACTCAGTGTTAGTGGCGGTGCAATGGCTGATAGTGCGCCCAAACTATGTCATACAGCCGGCTGTGGTGGCGGACACTGCTATCTCTCGTAA
- a CDS encoding type 2 lanthipeptide synthetase LanM family protein codes for MVQQVVRLSQQKISDDLRAIAANASFIWERLDESRFAVDRVNEQEINRRRDRWCEVAAEGKLDTLHKRLQWEGLDLDPVSSKLGTIELLADQPLPEWAETLQQIIQTATGFNSATEVFLPIDSQNPITFEDILLPAILVARQQLLTRCDSQFTQDFLSLSILSRDAYSSLERGLLKRLAGICTKTLDFEFSQVRPFGQSLLGLLGMETGHNNTHYTKFVNQLLEDGMLTFFQKYPVLGRLVATAVNFWVEFTAEFLERLVADRTDIQRTFNERIIPFSQNKVAEIQTSISDSHKRGRTVILLTFESGLKLVYKPKDLGLEVVFNQFLDWCNQHSNLLDFKVIQVLERKGYGWVEYVEQLPCVDEAAAKRFYQRSGMLLCVLYALRGTDCHYENLIANGEHLVLIDMETLLHHEPNLIEDSPLTQDLETTATRQFWDSVLRTGLLPRWDFSGDRSVAYDISGLGSTDPRLSPRKVPRWQNINTDNMHLLSEPVTLPIGKNVPFLGEVALSPNDYQLQITTGFEQMYRFLMAHKDFLISRQSLLSAMQNQQVRFIFRNTRIYGIILQKALAPDYLKHGVDYSIQLDVLSRAFLVAQDKPNAFPVLSAELRAMEQLDIPFFTASAVVDELSLNGSSSIPNYFKQSSYQDLLNQLQSLDETDLARQVAIIQGSFDAKIATTFSRQGGQWQGESLPLLNSEQLIAEAKEIATQLETRAISDPDGSVNWIGLDFIPRAERYQLQVLNNSLCDGRSGVALFLAALSQVTGDSRYRDLALRTVQSLRRQIHTIDPETWERMARFMGVGGATGLGSMIYSLVKISQLLNDATLLPDAQVLAELMTPELIAADEHLDIMSGAAGAILGLLSLYQATGEATVLEKAIACGQHLINRQVSHNGAPKAWHTYWDKPLTGFSHGAAGISYALLRLYAATSEGKYLEAGLAGIEYERSVFCQSTANWPDFRRMGQPGQLDFANKWCHGAAGIGLGRLGSLRIVETPEIQQEIEIALQTTQSFGLQAIDHLCCGNFGRAEVLLVGAKICSRPDWHQIAHQNVTNVVARAKQTGAYQLFPNLPNSVFNPGFLPGISGIGYQLLRLANNNLPSILLWD; via the coding sequence ATGGTTCAACAAGTTGTTCGCTTATCCCAACAGAAAATATCAGACGATTTAAGAGCGATCGCTGCCAATGCTAGCTTTATCTGGGAACGCCTTGATGAAAGCAGATTTGCAGTCGATCGAGTAAACGAACAAGAAATTAACCGTCGGCGCGATCGCTGGTGCGAAGTTGCAGCAGAAGGTAAATTGGATACGTTGCACAAACGCTTACAGTGGGAAGGGCTAGACCTCGATCCTGTTAGTTCCAAATTGGGAACCATCGAGTTGCTTGCCGATCAACCTTTGCCTGAGTGGGCAGAAACCTTGCAGCAAATCATCCAAACCGCTACAGGATTCAATTCTGCAACCGAAGTATTTCTACCAATAGATTCACAAAATCCGATCACCTTTGAAGATATTCTTTTGCCTGCTATCTTGGTAGCCAGACAGCAATTACTGACTCGCTGCGACAGTCAATTTACCCAAGATTTTCTTTCCTTATCGATTCTTTCCCGCGACGCTTACAGTTCTCTAGAACGTGGTCTACTGAAACGATTAGCAGGAATTTGCACTAAGACATTAGATTTTGAATTTTCTCAGGTGCGTCCTTTTGGTCAAAGCTTGCTCGGCTTGCTGGGAATGGAAACGGGACATAATAACACTCACTACACCAAGTTCGTCAATCAACTCTTGGAAGATGGAATGCTGACCTTCTTCCAGAAGTATCCAGTTCTCGGTCGGTTAGTGGCAACAGCCGTCAATTTTTGGGTTGAGTTTACTGCTGAATTTCTCGAACGTTTAGTTGCAGATAGGACGGATATTCAACGAACTTTTAATGAAAGAATTATCCCATTTTCTCAAAACAAAGTTGCCGAAATTCAAACATCCATTTCCGATTCACACAAACGCGGACGAACGGTGATTTTACTCACCTTTGAGTCTGGACTTAAACTTGTTTATAAACCCAAAGATTTAGGATTAGAGGTTGTCTTTAACCAATTTTTAGATTGGTGCAATCAACACAGCAATCTTTTAGATTTTAAAGTCATTCAGGTGCTGGAGCGTAAAGGTTACGGTTGGGTAGAATATGTTGAACAGTTGCCTTGTGTTGATGAAGCAGCTGCAAAACGATTCTATCAGCGTTCTGGGATGTTGTTGTGTGTGCTTTACGCTTTGCGGGGAACAGATTGCCATTACGAAAACTTAATTGCCAATGGCGAACATCTGGTGCTGATTGACATGGAAACACTGCTGCACCACGAACCAAATCTCATTGAAGACTCACCGCTTACCCAAGATTTAGAAACAACCGCCACACGACAATTTTGGGATTCCGTACTCCGCACCGGACTTTTACCGCGTTGGGACTTTAGTGGCGATCGCAGTGTCGCTTATGATATTAGCGGTCTAGGCAGCACAGATCCCCGACTATCTCCCCGCAAAGTGCCGCGCTGGCAGAATATTAATACAGATAATATGCACCTGTTGTCTGAGCCTGTAACCTTGCCGATTGGGAAAAATGTACCGTTCTTGGGTGAAGTTGCTCTGTCTCCAAACGATTATCAACTGCAAATCACCACTGGGTTTGAGCAGATGTATCGCTTTTTGATGGCGCACAAAGATTTCTTAATTTCACGCCAAAGTTTGCTATCTGCTATGCAAAATCAGCAGGTGCGCTTTATCTTCCGCAACACCCGCATCTATGGCATCATCCTTCAAAAAGCTTTAGCACCCGATTACCTCAAACACGGCGTAGATTACAGCATTCAACTCGATGTTCTCAGCCGTGCTTTTCTAGTTGCTCAAGATAAACCAAACGCCTTTCCCGTTTTGAGCGCAGAACTCCGAGCAATGGAACAATTGGATATTCCCTTCTTCACGGCTAGCGCTGTGGTTGATGAACTGAGTTTAAACGGTTCTTCTTCCATTCCCAACTACTTCAAGCAATCCAGTTACCAAGACCTGCTCAACCAGTTACAATCTCTAGATGAAACCGACCTAGCTCGACAAGTAGCGATTATTCAAGGCTCCTTCGATGCCAAGATTGCAACCACTTTCAGCCGCCAAGGTGGGCAATGGCAAGGCGAATCGTTACCGTTGCTAAATTCGGAACAATTGATTGCTGAAGCCAAGGAAATCGCCACTCAACTGGAAACCAGAGCCATTTCTGACCCTGATGGCAGCGTTAACTGGATTGGTTTAGACTTTATACCTCGCGCCGAACGATATCAACTGCAAGTATTAAACAATTCTCTTTGTGATGGACGCTCTGGAGTTGCTTTGTTTTTAGCTGCACTAAGTCAAGTAACTGGTGATTCCCGTTACCGTGATTTAGCATTGAGGACAGTACAATCTCTGCGTCGCCAAATCCACACCATTGATCCAGAAACTTGGGAACGCATGGCCCGTTTCATGGGCGTTGGGGGTGCAACAGGTTTAGGATCGATGATCTATAGCCTGGTGAAAATTAGTCAACTCCTCAACGATGCAACGCTGTTGCCAGACGCTCAAGTATTAGCCGAGTTGATGACACCAGAACTAATTGCTGCCGACGAACACTTGGATATTATGAGTGGTGCAGCTGGGGCAATTTTAGGGTTATTATCCCTGTATCAAGCCACAGGAGAAGCAACCGTATTAGAAAAAGCGATCGCCTGTGGACAACATTTAATCAACCGTCAAGTTAGCCACAACGGTGCGCCCAAAGCTTGGCATACTTATTGGGATAAGCCCTTAACTGGCTTCTCTCATGGAGCCGCAGGTATCTCTTACGCCTTGCTCAGACTTTATGCCGCCACCTCAGAGGGCAAGTACTTAGAAGCAGGTTTAGCAGGAATCGAGTATGAGCGTAGCGTCTTTTGCCAGTCCACAGCCAACTGGCCAGACTTCCGCAGAATGGGACAACCAGGACAACTTGACTTTGCAAATAAGTGGTGTCATGGTGCAGCCGGCATTGGTTTGGGACGCTTAGGCAGTTTGAGAATCGTGGAAACGCCGGAAATTCAACAAGAAATTGAAATTGCTCTCCAAACTACTCAGAGTTTTGGCTTACAAGCGATCGATCACTTGTGCTGTGGCAACTTTGGACGGGCGGAAGTGCTGTTAGTCGGTGCAAAAATCTGTTCCCGTCCTGATTGGCATCAAATTGCTCACCAGAATGTAACAAATGTTGTGGCTAGAGCCAAGCAAACTGGAGCTTATCAACTGTTCCCCAACTTACCCAATTCTGTATTTAATCCTGGCTTTTTACCCGGTATATCTGGAATTGGTTATCAATTGCTGCGTTTGGCGAACAATAATTTGCCTTCAATATTATTGTGGGATTGA
- a CDS encoding nitrate transporter, with amino-acid sequence MFLDILASLQRLFVGYIPAAVLGSFIGYFIGMNSMIYQLFRLIFQIPHSIPPIALLPIALIAFQESESAAIIVVFLGTLWTMIINTAIGMRHFKRQNNNFRVAIFHLFHALKVSIWVAWFIVIAIEMLTGPKGLGFTLWDAYKAGNADYIIQVIIYIGIIGFMLDQLLDFAAYILSQMVSDGKKSS; translated from the coding sequence ATGTTCTTAGACATTTTAGCTAGCTTGCAACGGTTGTTTGTGGGTTACATCCCAGCAGCCGTATTGGGTAGCTTTATCGGATATTTCATAGGTATGAATAGCATGATATATCAGCTATTTAGGCTGATATTTCAGATACCACATAGTATCCCTCCTATAGCCCTGCTGCCTATTGCCTTAATAGCATTTCAAGAGAGTGAATCGGCTGCTATTATAGTAGTTTTTCTAGGAACTCTCTGGACGATGATTATTAATACTGCAATAGGTATGCGACATTTTAAGAGACAGAATAACAACTTTCGAGTAGCTATATTTCATCTATTTCATGCCTTGAAAGTTAGCATTTGGGTAGCCTGGTTTATAGTTATTGCCATAGAAATGTTAACAGGGCCAAAAGGACTTGGCTTTACCTTGTGGGATGCTTATAAAGCTGGCAATGCTGATTACATCATCCAGGTGATCATCTACATCGGTATTATTGGTTTTATGCTGGATCAGTTACTAGATTTTGCAGCCTATATTCTCTCGCAAATGGTTTCAGATGGGAAAAAATCTTCCTAA